In Streptomyces sp. P9-A4, the genomic window GGCGTACTGCTGGGAGATCGCCCGGCGGTTCGCGTCGGCCGGAGCCCACGTCACCCTCGTCTCGTCGCGGTACCCCGGCTCGCGTGCCCGGGAGTACCGCGACGGGATCCGCGTCGTCCGCGCCGGCGGGACGTTCGGCGTGTACGGGGCCGCCGCGGCGCACCTGCTGCGGAACCGTCACGCGTACGACGCCGTGGTCGACTTCCAGAACGGGATCCCGTTCTTCTCGCCCCTGTTCACCCCCCGGTGGACCGCCGACATCTGCGTCATCCACCACGTCCACCAGCACCAGTTCGACACCCGGTTCCGTTGGCCGATGAACACGGTGGGGCGGGTCCTGGAGAAGCAGGTCAGCCGGCGGGTCTACCGGGGGCGCCCGGTGGTCGTCGTGTCACCGTCCACCCGTGAGGGCACCCGGCGCGAACTCGGCTTCGGCAACCCGATCCACATCGTGCCCAACGGGCGCCCCGACCCCTCCCTCACGGCCCCCGCCGGACGGCGCTCCGCGACCCCGGCGCTGACCGTGGTCAGCCGGCTGGTGCCGCAGAAGCGCGTCGACCTGGTCCTCCGGGCCGTGCCCGAGCTGCTGCGGCGGATACCGGAGCTGCGCGTCGACCTCTGCGGGGACGGGCCGGAGGGCGAGTCGCTGCGGAAGCTCGCCGCCGGGCTCGGCGTCGGGTCGGCCGTCGTCTTCCACGGACACGTCTCCGAGGAGCGCAAGCAGGAGCTGTTCCACCGGGCGTGGCTGACGGTCGTGCCCTCGGTCGCCGAGGGCTGGGGACTCGCCGTCATCGAGGCGAACGCCGTCGGCACCCCCGCGCTCGCCTTCGACGTGCCGGGGCTGCGGGACGCGATCCGGCCGGGGGTCAACGGGTGGCTCCTCGCACCCGACGCGGACCTGGCGGCCGGGATCGCCGAGGCGTTCGACGCCCTGGCGACGCCGGAGGCACGAGACCTCACGGCGGCCCGCTGCCGTGCCTGGGCGGCGGCCTTCTCCTGGGACGCCAGCGCCGAACGGCTCGCCCAGGTCGTCCTGGAGGACCTCCAGCGCATCCACCGCCACCGGCGCTCCCGCCGCTGCGCGAGCGACCTGTCCGTCGTCACCCGCTTCACCTCCCCGGACCCCGACGCCACCGAACGGGCGGTGCGGAGCTCGCTGCGCGAGACCGATGCCTGGCACCGGGACGGCGACGCCTTCCGACTGCTGCTCCACGGCTGCGACGAGGTAAGGGCGTTGAACGCGCTGAGCCGCCTCGACGTGGCGGAGGCCGCCGTCGCGAACGCCCGCATCACCCTGGCCAACGGCCATGACGTACTGCTCGGCGCGGCCGGCTCCGACGGGGGTTCCGGGCCCGGACCCTCGGGCGGGCGGCCGTCATGACCGCCGCCGCCGAGCGCCTCGCCGCCGAGCCGCGCACCGCCCACCCGGACGAGGTCACGGCCGTCCACGGCGCGCGCTGGATCGCGAGCGCGGTGGTCCTGGTCGGCGCCCTCAACTACGGGTACACCCTGGTCCTCACCCGGCTCCTCGACGTCGGCGAGTACGCCACCTTCGCGGCCGGCCAGGGGCTCGTCGTGTGCGCCTCGGCCGTGGCCGTGGTCACCGTGCCCTGGATGCTGGCGCAGGCCCTCGCACGGGCCCGCTCGGACGCCGAGCGCGGCGACGCGGTGCGGTTCGCCCTCGTCACCGCCGTCGCGGGCGGCGCCGGCGCCGCGATCGTGGTGGGCAGTGTCGCCGCGGGCTTCGCGAGCGCGGCGACGACGCTGGTGATCGCGGGCAGCACCCTCGCCGTCTATGTCACCCGGATCACCGCCGGCTGGCTCCAGGGCACCGAACGGCTGCGGACGCTGGCGGTCCTCACCGCGGTGGAGGCCGGTCTCAAGTTCGCCGTCGGGCTGTTCTTCGTCACCGCGCTCGGATTCGGCGAGACGGGCGCCCTCGCGGCCTTCGGGATCGCCGTCCTGCCGTACGTCCTCTTCCGGCCGCGCCGCTTCCACGGCGTGCCCCGCCGCCCCTGGCGGACCCTGACCGCCGACCGCGACCTGTGGCGCCGT contains:
- a CDS encoding glycosyltransferase family 4 protein — its product is MTALDRLARTDLAFLNWRDPAHPDAGGAEAYCWEIARRFASAGAHVTLVSSRYPGSRAREYRDGIRVVRAGGTFGVYGAAAAHLLRNRHAYDAVVDFQNGIPFFSPLFTPRWTADICVIHHVHQHQFDTRFRWPMNTVGRVLEKQVSRRVYRGRPVVVVSPSTREGTRRELGFGNPIHIVPNGRPDPSLTAPAGRRSATPALTVVSRLVPQKRVDLVLRAVPELLRRIPELRVDLCGDGPEGESLRKLAAGLGVGSAVVFHGHVSEERKQELFHRAWLTVVPSVAEGWGLAVIEANAVGTPALAFDVPGLRDAIRPGVNGWLLAPDADLAAGIAEAFDALATPEARDLTAARCRAWAAAFSWDASAERLAQVVLEDLQRIHRHRRSRRCASDLSVVTRFTSPDPDATERAVRSSLRETDAWHRDGDAFRLLLHGCDEVRALNALSRLDVAEAAVANARITLANGHDVLLGAAGSDGGSGPGPSGGRPS